The DNA window ATGGGCATTTCCTATGGTCTGTTCCAGCAGCAGGAGGCCCTCGGACGTTGGCTGTTGATCTCTCTGACGGCGTTCGCGACGATCCTGCTTGCCGCATGGCTGTGGCGGTCACGCGACCGGCTGGTGGCCGGTTTGGCGTTGGCGCTGATCATTGGCGGCGCGCTCGGCAATCTCATCGACCGCGTTGTGTTTGGCGGCGTCGTCGACTTCCTCTACCTGCACTATGGCTCTTTTTCCTGGTACGTTTTCAATCTTGCTGACTGCGCCATCGTTGCAGGGGTGGGCGCACTCCTGTATGAGTCTCTGCGCTTGAGGCCACAGTGATGCCTCAAAAGTCAGCTATGTGCTGACCGAGACAAGGGTCGAACCATGGTGCGACCCGGGACGAGAGCGAGAGTGACGATATCGATGACCAATCTGCTGACCGGCAAGCGTTGCACTCTTCTCGCCGTCGCCGCTTTGAGTCTCTCGGCCTGTTCGGCGCTGGGCACATCGGTGGCCGACAACGACCCTGAAACGGAAGTTCCAAACTCCTCTATTGGCCGCGCCCTCATGGAAGGCGTGGGAGCCGTACCGGAGCGCAAGACTGCCATCGACTATACTCCGCGAGCCCCACTGGTCGTGCCCCCCAACAAGTTGGCTTTGGTCGCGCCGGAAGATCCCAACCGGCTTGCGGCCAGCGGAACCTGGCCGGAAGACAACGATCTCAAGACGCGCAAGATCCTGGCCGATGCGCAGGCCCGCGACAACGCGCGCGGCGACAATGATCAATTGTCCCCGTCTGAGCTGATGTCAGTTCGCGTTCCCGATGCAAGGTCCCGCGTGGCATCGGATTCGGATGTCACGGTGTCCGATTCCGATAGAAGGCGGCTTCTTCCCAGTGAACTCGGCAACATGCCGCGTGACAAATCCACCAGACTCTACGACGCTGGCGGTAAACCTGTCCGCAAGGCGCTTGTCGAGCCGCCAGTCGCCTACCTTGAGCCAGCCGCTGGCGTGCCGGTGACGACCGACGATGGCGCGCCGGAAGAGCCGCAGAAGAAGAAGTGGTGGAAGTTCTGGTGAGGCAGTGCCTCGCCTCTTTTTTTCAAACCTGACGTCGAAAAAGGCCGCGAAATTCGTGGCCTTTTTGTTTTCTGGTGGTATGTCCGACCATCAAGAGCGACAGACACCACTTTGAAGCCATAGGCTTCGGGCTTCAGGGGGAGAAGAGCCTCTTGCCCGTCAGGCTAGAGCGTAGTGTGCGCCGCACGGCTCTACAAAACCCTGAGGATCAACCGCGCGAAGCCGGGCAAGCGGCCGGCTTGAGAAAATCAGAGCCGGCAACGCGCTCGTCTCGATTTATACTCAAGGTTTGTGTTCGAGATCACCGAAGAGCGGAAGGGCATCACGTTCGACGCGAGGATTATCGCCCGACAGGTGAGACCGGCAATCTGGCCGCCAGCCCCCTAAGGCCTGCTTAAGGCAGTCCAAAGACTGCTGCGCTGGATTGCTGCGCGATACCGAGCAACACCACCGACCTCAATCAGGGCAATTCGTCACGGCCGGCTGTGGCAATCGCGCCGCTCCCAAGCACGGCTTCGATCTTGGCGCGTAGCGTCTCCGCCGTGAAGGGTTTCACTATGTAATTGCTGACGCCAGCCTTCTTGGCGGCGATGACGTTTTCCGCCTTGGATTCCGCGGTCACCATCAGGAATGGAATATGCGAGTAACGCTCGCTGGCTCGCACGCGTTGAAGGAACTCGTAGCCAGTCATCGGCAGCATATTCCAGTCGGAAATGATGAGACCGTAATCGCGATCCGCCAGCTTGCTCAGGGCCTCGCTGCCGTCGGCCGCCTCGTCAACGTCATTGAACCCGATAGCCTTGAGGAGATTGCGAATTATCCTCGCCATGGTCCGGTAGTCATCAACCACGAGCACAGGAAGTGAGAGATCAAAGGACATTTCAAACCCCAAGCTCATTCAGGACGCGCACAGTCGCAACAACTACCCTAAATAATCAAGATAGTAACTTGGCAATACCTTAAAGGTCCCTGGCTGCCCAGGCTTATGAAACCCCTAGAGACTAGCGCAGTTAGCAACTTTACACGGCGCGCCTTAACTAAATGTTGCAGCTCCGTGACTTTTAGATTGTCCACGCTGATCAAGCGTCTTCGTTGAGCGGTCAACGACGCGAGGTGCCTGCCCGCTCACTGCCGGCTGGTGCTGCCCGTGCAGACGTGCCATTGGCAGCCTGGCTTGCCCCGAGCACTTCCGGCCTCACTTGGCGCGGGCTTGAAAACAGATTGCCCTGGCCGAAGGTCAGCCCGTAGTCCAGAAGGTCGATGACCTGCGCCTCCTGCTCGACCCGATCGACGATCAGGGTCAGCCCCTGCCGCTGCAGGTGGCCGGACATGTCCTCGACATGGATATCGCCGGTAACAAGCGGCGCCCGGCCGAGCAGCCGGTCGGCAGCAACCTTGATCGAACGGAAGCCGAGATCGGACCAGCGACGGAAATCGACGCGCAGGTCCGTGACGTTGTCGATCGAGAAATGGAAGCCGAGGTCGGCGACCGCCCGCAGGCTTTCGATCTCAAGCGGCCCCATCTCGGCGAGCGCATCCTGACGAAACTCGAACTGCACGAGCTCCGCCATGGCTCGGCTCTGAGCAAGAAAGCCCTGGAACTCACGAAAGAAGGTCGATGATGCAAGACTTTCCACCGACAGATTGATGTAAAGGCCGACATCGCTGTTGCGTTGGGTGAGACGCTTCAAAATCTGGAATGAGCGGATCACCTGATAGGTGTCCAGTTTGGCAATCAGCCGGCTCTTCTCGGCAACGGGAATGAACTCGGCCGCGGGAATCAAGCCGGCCGCGCCCTTGAGGCGGGTCAAAACTTCATAGGAACGAACCAGCCGTTGCGGCAACGTCACCACCGGCTGCAGATGCAGTTCGATCTGCTCGTCACGAATGAGATGCTCCACCTCCCGTTCAAAGGCCGGGTCGGTATCGGGAACGAACAGGGAGTTTTTTAAGCTGGCGGAGAGGCCATCGCGGCTATCAGCCGGCCGGCTGGCGCGCCCCTCGTCGAGATAGTCGTCGGGACGTGTCCGGCGTGGGCGCCGTCCCGCGGCATCCTCGGCCTCGCGAATATGCCGCTCCAGAGCGCCAAAGCGCGCGTTGACGCCGTCCAGGCGCCCCTCGACCGTGGACTCCAGTTCAGCCAATGTCTCGGTCACCTGCCGGAGCAATTCGCCGACCACCTCAACCTCGGCGGCGAGTTCGCCGGTCTGCTCGCGCACCCGGCCGGGCAGAGCCTGTTCGAGACGATTGAGTCGGGCGGCGATCTTCTCGATTTCGGCTTCGCCATCGCCTGCGACAGCGGCGATCTCTGCGAGTCGGCTATCGATCCAATCCCGCTCCCGCCGCCGCTCCATAGGCTGCTGCAAGATGATCATGGTCAGCATCAAGCCGATGCCGATCACCAGCGCCGAACCCGCCGACAGGCCAAGCTGGAAGTACAGCACTACCGCGGCCGAGGCGGCGATCACGCCCATGGCGATCAAGATCATCGTCGATGACGACCGGTTCATTCGCCTGCCCACTCCAACACCAAACCACGCAACGAATCACAGAGCATTGTTGCCGTTTTCGTGAGCGGAAGCGAAGACGGACAATGGTTTTCCAAGGGTTTTCAGCGCATTTTACCTCTTGCGCGCCATTGTCGGCGTCCAGTGACCGACTTGCCACCGCCTTGACCCCCGCCAAAGGTGGTCCCATGTTCGGCATATGTGGCCGGCGAACAGTCGCCAACGGCAAAAAAATGGAGATACGGCATGATCGAACTCAACGTCAAAGGCATGATGTGTGGTGGCTGCGCCAGTTCGGTCGAAAAGGCGATCAAGCGCGTCGATGCCGATGCAACAGTCATGGTCGACCTCCCTTCCGGCAAGGTGAGCGTCGAGACCAAAGCCGACGCCAAAGCGCTCGGCGATGCCATCGAGGCTGCCGGCTATGAAGTGGCGGCGTGACGCCGATTCTCGGAGACGCGTCGGAGCCTCGTTCCGTAAAGGCGAGGCGCACCACGCGTTTTTATTGCCCATTTCGCTGCCGAAAGGCTGGCTTGATGAACGCAATTGATATCCTGTTAACGGTTATCAACCCTTTATTTACCATGCTCGGGGCACAGTTCCGCCGGTACGCAATGCAATTTGCAACTGTCTGGCAGGGAACGCTTTCCGATGTCGGTTGGCCCGCGCAGCACATCGACGGTACGTCTTTTAATCGTCGATGCGGATGTCTCGTCGCGACGGGTCGTGCGCAAGGCGCTTGAAGCGCGCATTGCACGGCCGATGTTGATTCTGGAAACCGCTGAGCGCGACGCCGCGCGCGTGATGGCCGGTAAGCAGACGTTTGACGTCATCGCCATCGATCTTGACACCATCGGCGGACCGACAGCCTTCCGTGCCTTCACCGAGCAACTAACGCCGACGACCGTCTATGCCATGGGTGACCCCACCGATGTGCAGGCGGCGGTGGCTTGCGTCCGCTCGGGAGCTGCCGACTTCATCGAAAAGCCGGTTGACGGCAACGCCTTCGCTCGCCGCGTCGAGCGCCAGTTCGTCGAGAGCCTCGCCAACACCGTCGATGACGCCGATGGACTCATCGGTTCGGCGCCGGCAACGCGGGCGCTTTCCGAGCATATTTTGCGCGTTGCTCCATCGCTTGGCCCCGTGTTCATTTCCGGCGAGGCCGGCAGTGGCAAGTCGCTGGTGGCTCGATCCGTCCATGCCCGCTCTCGCCGTCGCAATGGGCCGTTCGTCACGATCGATTGTTCGCAAACGCCGGTCGACCAGCTGGTGGCAGATCTTTCGGAAACCGACGGCGCTCTTGCCGCCGCCGATGGTGGGACTCTATTCCTCGACGAGGTGGGGCATCTTCCTGACCCCGCCCAGCTTGCGCTGATGCGCTTTCTGGATACGGGCGAAATTGCCGGCTTCGATGGCGGCCATCGTCTTTCCGTGCGGATCATCGCCTCATCGCGCCGACCGCTCGACGATCTCAGCGGCCCCGCCGGCCTGAGGCAGGATCTCTATTTCCGCCTCAACGTACTGACGCTGGCCGTGCCGCCGCTCCGAGACCGAACCGAAGACATTCCGCTTCTCGTTGACGCCATGGTGCGACAGATCAATCGCGATAGCGGCTCGCGCTACACGCGCTTCACAGCCGCCGCCGTGCAATGTCTGGCCGGTCGCGCTTGGCCGGGCAACGTCTCCGAACTCAGGTCGGCCCTCGAAACCCTGATGGGGCTCTACCCCGGCGACCTTGTCACCGCCGATATGGTGGTCCCGGTGATCGTCGCACCGGCGGCTATGTCCGCGGCGCCAAGAAAGAAGCTGCCGGCCGAAGTCAAGCCACTCTGGCTGGAAGAGGCGCGGGTCATCGAAGAGGCCATCGAAGCCTTCGACGGCAACATTGCCAAGGCGGCGGCTGCTCTCGAGATCAGTCCATCGACCATTTACCGCAAGCGCCGCGACATTGAAGATGCCATTGCCGTCCGCAGCGCCTGAGTAGTTCTGCGAAGAGGCCGACCTGACCTTGGAAACCGGCCACGGATCAGTAAGATAGGACAAGACCACAATCGCCTGGAGGACCTCCGGCAAATGTTCGCCGCGTTTTGTGGAAGGGACTAAAGTGTGCGCTTGAGCAGTCGCTTTTCGATCGGGCCGGTTTGGCCTAATCAGCGGATGCTCTGGGGGAAGGATAAGCGGTCATGCACGGGTTGCGTTTTCTTGCTGCTTTTTTTGCCTGCGTAATGGCGGCATCTACCGCGGTGGCGGGGCCGATCCTCGATGAAGCCAAGGCAGCCGAGGCGCTGCTTGCCGAAGGCAAGGCAGTCGAGGCGCTGGCCTCGCTCGAAGCCGCCTTCAATGCGGCCTGGGACGCAGCGCCACTCGGTTTTTCGGAGGCAACCTTCGTTACCGGCAAACCGGCCGGCTTCGGCATCTATGCTACCCGTCCCAATGCCGTTTTCCAACCGGACGAGCAGATGCTCGTCTACGCCGAACCGTTCGGCTACGGCTTCGGCAAGGAAGGAGATCTGTTCAAGATCGATTTCTCGGCCGATTTCGAACTGCGTACGCCACGCGGCCAGATCCTGCACGCGCAGGAAGGCTTTGCCTCGCTCGACATGGTGTCGCGCCGGCGAAACAAAGAGTTCCAAGTCTATATCGTCTACAATTTCAAAGGCCTGAAGCCCGGCGATTATGTGCTTGTGACCAAGCTCAGCGACCGCAATTCCGAAAAGAAGGGCGAGTTCGAGCTGCCGTTCACCATTGCCGATAAGCCGGC is part of the Pleomorphomonas sp. PLEO genome and encodes:
- the lspA gene encoding signal peptidase II, with the translated sequence MTAASSDLATRRTRFAALAVVLMTLAVDQGSKYWVLNHTSLPDGDRISVLPVFDLVLTWNMGISYGLFQQQEALGRWLLISLTAFATILLAAWLWRSRDRLVAGLALALIIGGALGNLIDRVVFGGVVDFLYLHYGSFSWYVFNLADCAIVAGVGALLYESLRLRPQ
- a CDS encoding response regulator, translating into MSFDLSLPVLVVDDYRTMARIIRNLLKAIGFNDVDEAADGSEALSKLADRDYGLIISDWNMLPMTGYEFLQRVRASERYSHIPFLMVTAESKAENVIAAKKAGVSNYIVKPFTAETLRAKIEAVLGSGAIATAGRDELP
- a CDS encoding EAL domain-containing protein; the encoded protein is MNRSSSTMILIAMGVIAASAAVVLYFQLGLSAGSALVIGIGLMLTMIILQQPMERRRERDWIDSRLAEIAAVAGDGEAEIEKIAARLNRLEQALPGRVREQTGELAAEVEVVGELLRQVTETLAELESTVEGRLDGVNARFGALERHIREAEDAAGRRPRRTRPDDYLDEGRASRPADSRDGLSASLKNSLFVPDTDPAFEREVEHLIRDEQIELHLQPVVTLPQRLVRSYEVLTRLKGAAGLIPAAEFIPVAEKSRLIAKLDTYQVIRSFQILKRLTQRNSDVGLYINLSVESLASSTFFREFQGFLAQSRAMAELVQFEFRQDALAEMGPLEIESLRAVADLGFHFSIDNVTDLRVDFRRWSDLGFRSIKVAADRLLGRAPLVTGDIHVEDMSGHLQRQGLTLIVDRVEQEAQVIDLLDYGLTFGQGNLFSSPRQVRPEVLGASQAANGTSARAAPAGSERAGTSRR
- a CDS encoding heavy-metal-associated domain-containing protein produces the protein MIELNVKGMMCGGCASSVEKAIKRVDADATVMVDLPSGKVSVETKADAKALGDAIEAAGYEVAA
- a CDS encoding sigma-54-dependent transcriptional regulator, translated to MSVGPRSTSTVRLLIVDADVSSRRVVRKALEARIARPMLILETAERDAARVMAGKQTFDVIAIDLDTIGGPTAFRAFTEQLTPTTVYAMGDPTDVQAAVACVRSGAADFIEKPVDGNAFARRVERQFVESLANTVDDADGLIGSAPATRALSEHILRVAPSLGPVFISGEAGSGKSLVARSVHARSRRRNGPFVTIDCSQTPVDQLVADLSETDGALAAADGGTLFLDEVGHLPDPAQLALMRFLDTGEIAGFDGGHRLSVRIIASSRRPLDDLSGPAGLRQDLYFRLNVLTLAVPPLRDRTEDIPLLVDAMVRQINRDSGSRYTRFTAAAVQCLAGRAWPGNVSELRSALETLMGLYPGDLVTADMVVPVIVAPAAMSAAPRKKLPAEVKPLWLEEARVIEEAIEAFDGNIAKAAAALEISPSTIYRKRRDIEDAIAVRSA